One Labrus mixtus chromosome 12, fLabMix1.1, whole genome shotgun sequence DNA segment encodes these proteins:
- the esr1 gene encoding LOW QUALITY PROTEIN: estrogen receptor (The sequence of the model RefSeq protein was modified relative to this genomic sequence to represent the inferred CDS: deleted 2 bases in 1 codon), which yields MLLRQSPAQSRQTCGPALRPRTTELETLSSQRPSPPLRAPLSDMYPEESRGSGGVATVDFLDGTYDYATPTPAPTPLYNHSSPGYYSASLDAHGQPSNGSIQSHGSGPASPLVFVPSSPQLSPFMHPPSNHYLETTSTPVYRSSVLSSQQTVLREDQCGTSDESYRVGESGAGAVAGSFEMAKEMRFCAVCSDYASGYHYGVWSCEGCKAFFKRSIQGHNDYMCPATNQCTIDRNRRKSCQACRLRKCYEVGMMKGGVRKDRGRVLRRDKQRTGTTDKDKVHKGREQRTVPPQDRRKHSSIYGGGKSTVISMPPDQVLLLLQGAEPPILCSRQKLSRPYTEVTMMTLLTSMADKELVHMIAWAKKLPGFLQLTLHDQVQLLESSWLEVLMIGLIWRSIHCPGKLIFAQDLILDRSEGNCVEGMAEIFDMLLATASRFRMLKLKPEEFVCLKAIILLNSGAFSFCTGTMEPLHDSAAVQNMLDIITDALIHHISQSGCSAHQQSRRQAQLLLLLSHIRHMSNKGMEHLYSMKCKNKVPLYDLLLEMLDAHRLHRPDRPAESWSQAEGELVFTSNSNNNNNNNNNNNNNSSSSSSSSAGSRLSHESPNKAPTGPGVLHFGGSLRLHPYPIRWSSMSSMRRSKVIFMDYVGRTE from the exons ATGTTGCTCAGGCAGAGCCCGGCGCAGAGCAGACAGACGTGCGGACCAGCACTCAGACCCAGGACCACAGAGCTGGAGACCCTCTCCTCGCAACGTCCCTCGCCTCCACTGCGTGCCCCACTAAGTGACATGTACCCTGAAGAGAGCCGAGGGTCTGGAGGGGTAGCCACTGTGGACTTCCTGGATGGAACCTACGACTATGCCACCCCCACCCCTGCCCCGACTCCTCTGTACAACCACTCCAGCCCTGGCTACTACTCTGCTTCTCTGGACGCCCACGGACAACCCTCAAATGGCAGCATTCAGTCCCATGGCAGTGGGCCTGCCAGTCCTCTGGTGTTTGTGCCCTCAAGCCCCCAACTCAGCCCCTTTATGCACCCGCCCAGCAACCACTATCTGGAAACCACTTCAACGCCCGTCTACAG GTCCAGCGTGCTGTCCAGTCAGCAGACGGTTTTAAGAGAGGACCAGTGTGGCACCAGTGACGAGTCATACAGAGTGGGGGAGTCTGGGGCTGGAGCTGTAGCCGGGAGCTTCGAGATGGCGAAAGAGATGCGTTTCTGTGCAGTGTGCAGTGACTATGCCTCTGGGTACCACTACGGGGTGTGGTCCTGTGAGGGCTGCAAGGCCTTCTTCAAGAGGAGTATCCAGG gtCACAATGACTATATGTGCCCAGCAACCAATCAGTGTACTATTGACAGGAATCGGAGGAAGAGCTGCCAGGCTTGTCGCCTCAGGAAGTGCTACGAAGTGGGAATGATGAAGGGAG GTGTGCGTAAAGATCGGGGGCGGGTTCTGCGGCGCGACAAACAACGGACAGGCACTACTGACAAGGACAAGGTCCATAAGGGCCGGGAGCAGAGAACAGTCCCCCCTCAGGACAggaggaaacacagcagcattTATGGAGGAGGAAAATCCACAGTGATAAGCATGCCTCCTGACCAG gtgctcctcctgctccagggTGCCGAACCCCCAATTCTGTGCTCCCGTCAAAAGCTGAGTCGACCCTACACAGAGGTCACCATGATGACTCTGCTCACCAGCATGGCTGATAAGGAGCTGGTCCACATGATCGCCTGGGCCAAGAAGCTGCCAG GTTTTCTGCAGCTGACCCTGCATGACCAGGTGCAGCTGCTGGAGAGCTCCTGGCTGGAGGTGCTGATGATCGGCCTCATCTGGAGGTCCATCCACTGCCCCGGAAAACTCATCTTCGCTCAGGACCTCATACTGGACCG GAGTGAAGGCAACTGTGTTGAGGGCATGGCAGAAATCTTTGACATGCTGCTGGCCACTGCGTCCCGCTTCCGCATGCTCAAGCTCAAACCTGAGGAGTTTGTGTGCCTCAAAGCCATCATCCTGCTCAACTCTG GTGCCTTCTCTTTCTGCACCGGCACAATGGAGCCACTGCATGACAGCGCGGCCGTGCAGAATATGCTCGACATCATCACAGACGCTCTCATACATCACATCAGCCAATCAGGCTGCTCGGCTCACCAGCAGTCAAGGCGACAAGCccagctgctcctcctgctctcccaCATCAGACACATGAG CAACAAAGGCATGGAGCATCTCTACAGcatgaaatgcaaaaacaaagttCCTCTGTATGACCTTCTGCTCGAGATGCTTGACGCTCACCGCCTCCACCGCCCAGACAGACCTGCAGAGTCCTGGTCCCAGGCTGAAGGAGAGCTCGTTTTCACCTCCaacagtaacaacaacaacaacaacaacaacaacaacaacaacaacagcagcagcagcagcagctcctcagcTGGTTCCCGACTCAGCCATGAGAGCCCCAACAAAGCCCCCACAGGTCCAGGGGTCCTTCATTTCGGAGGGTCC CTCCGACTGCACCCATATCCTATAAGATGGAGCTCGATGAGCAGCATGCGGAGGTCCAAAGTCATTTTTATGGATTATGTGGGTCGTACAGAATGA